One region of Armigeres subalbatus isolate Guangzhou_Male chromosome 3, GZ_Asu_2, whole genome shotgun sequence genomic DNA includes:
- the LOC134220318 gene encoding nuclear pore glycoprotein p62: MSFTFGTPGAAGLSPALGAAAPAITTAASTGFAFGASTFGPGTSAATAPAAAITTASTAVPAAAPTLSSITPAVSAATTTSNQPSLESFTVPKPTNQTQPAANLTTTTQTTQSASVSGAQQLNFCQLEEFINKWTLELEEQEKLFTNQATQVNAWDKLLLGNGEKIVALNEAVEKVKAEQDAMEQELEFITAQHSELEECILPLEEELSKIVQVDIERGQTYSMAETLDSQLKQMSEDLKEVIEHLNESNKYSDPSDPLVQIGKILNAHMNSLQWIETSTSGITNRLEEISKMHDALRKDNERSFRLTYYDN; encoded by the coding sequence ATGAGTTTTACATTCGGAACTCCAGGTGCCGCTGGATTATCACCGGCTTTGGGAGCAGCTGCTCCGGCCATTACCACGGCTGCCAGCACTGGATTCGCTTTTGGAGCTTCTACTTTTGGACCCGGCACATCAGCGGCAACGGCGCCAGCTGCAGCAATCACAACAGCTTCTACAGCGGTACCAGCGGCAGCACCTACGCTCAGTTCCATAACACCTGCTGTTTCTGCCGCGACTACCACCAGCAATCAGCCTTCGTTGGAAAGCTTCACTGTACCGAAACCGACCAATCAAACACAACCTGCTGCAAATCTTACAACGACTACCCAAACGACACAATCCGCTTCCGTTTCCGGCGCACAACAGCTGAACTTTTGTCAACTAGAGGAATTCATCAACAAATGGACCTTGGAGCTGGAGGAGCAGGAAAAATTGTTTACCAACCAAGCCACGCAGGTCAACGCATGGGACAAGCTCTTGCTGGGAAACGGAGAAAAAATCGTCGCTCTGAACGAAGCTGTCGAAAAGGTCAAAGCCGAGCAGGACGCTATGGAGCAAGAACTCGAATTCATCACCGCGCAGCACTCAGAACTTGAAGAGTGTATCCTACCACTGGAGGAGGAACTGTCCAAAATCGTACAGGTGGACATCGAGCGGGGCCAGACGTACTCGATGGCGGAAACTTTGGATTCCCAGCTGAAACAGATGTCGGAAGATCTCAAGGAAGTGATCGAGCACCTGAACGAATCGAACAAGTACTCGGACCCCAGCGATCCGCTGGTGCAGATTGGAAAGATTCTGAACGCCCACATGAACTCGCTGCAATGGATCGAGACGTCGACGTCGGGGATCACCAATCGGCTGGAGGAGATCAGCAAGATGCACGATGCGCTGCGGAAGGACAACGAGCGGTCGTTCCGCTTGACGTACTACGATAATTGA